A portion of the Mesoplasma entomophilum genome contains these proteins:
- a CDS encoding Y-family DNA polymerase, producing the protein MNQKVILHLDMDAFFASCEQAHDKTLKNKPVVVARNNDKSIIVAASYDARKYGIKAGTPIFEAKKLAYGELIIKEGNRDLYEEYSERIFNLIKEQFTYKVEILGIDECFIDATNIWKKYGNVKNLSLAIQTAVYQETGLTCSIGVSFTRLFAKMGSDMKKPNGITIITKENYKTLIWNKPIKDVIGVGVSSLEKMEKLNVETVNDFIKLDEKIIENTFGLVGQKMFQKLNGIKNNEIAYWDTSMKSISKEKTFEKRNMSIEEIEEVLFSLAEKVVIRMQKNNLLAKTVSLLIKFYNQEINFDKKEHKKRKSYSETFIEYTDSLEKIYSTVKTVLDDIYEGESISLIGIGVTNLLEKDKLVKQQSFENIII; encoded by the coding sequence ATGAATCAAAAAGTTATTTTGCATCTTGATATGGATGCTTTTTTTGCAAGTTGTGAACAAGCTCATGATAAAACATTAAAAAATAAACCAGTTGTTGTTGCACGTAATAACGATAAAAGCATTATTGTTGCTGCTTCATATGATGCTAGAAAATACGGAATAAAAGCAGGAACGCCTATTTTTGAAGCAAAAAAATTAGCTTATGGAGAATTAATTATCAAAGAAGGCAATAGAGATTTATATGAAGAATATAGTGAAAGAATTTTTAACTTAATTAAAGAACAATTTACTTATAAAGTCGAAATACTAGGAATAGATGAATGTTTTATTGATGCTACTAATATTTGAAAAAAATATGGTAATGTTAAAAATCTTAGTTTGGCTATTCAAACTGCAGTTTATCAAGAAACAGGTTTAACATGTAGTATTGGTGTTAGTTTTACTAGATTATTTGCAAAAATGGGTAGTGATATGAAAAAGCCAAATGGAATTACTATTATAACTAAAGAAAATTACAAAACTCTAATTTGAAATAAACCAATAAAAGATGTTATTGGAGTTGGAGTTTCATCATTAGAAAAAATGGAAAAATTAAATGTAGAAACTGTAAATGACTTTATTAAACTTGATGAAAAAATTATTGAAAATACTTTTGGATTAGTTGGACAAAAAATGTTTCAAAAACTTAACGGAATAAAAAATAACGAAATAGCTTATTGAGATACATCGATGAAATCAATTTCAAAAGAAAAGACTTTTGAAAAAAGAAATATGTCTATTGAAGAAATTGAAGAAGTTTTATTTAGTTTAGCTGAAAAAGTAGTCATTAGAATGCAAAAAAATAACCTACTTGCTAAAACTGTTTCACTATTAATAAAGTTTTATAATCAAGAAATAAATTTTGATAAAAAAGAGCATAAGAAACGAAAATCATATAGTGAAACTTTTATAGAATATACTGATAGTTTAGAAAAAATTTATTCAACAGTAAAAACAGTTTTAGATGATATTTATGAAGGTGAATCTATATCATTAATTGGTATTGGGGTAACAAATTTACTAGAAAAAGACAAATTGGTAAAACAGCAAAGTTTTGAAAACATAATTATTTAA
- a CDS encoding TlyA family RNA methyltransferase — translation MKKRLDEVLVEKELVSTRSKAKERIVNRKEVYVNNTLVTKAGFMVNETDLIEIKLKQSTFVSRAGLKLEKAIKDWKIDLNNKICLDIGASTGGFTEVCLENKASLVYAVDVGTDQLDSSLKNNPLVKDMQKYNFRYAKQEDFNQTIDFFCCDVSFISLDKILPALNSLIKEQTYGVVLLKPEFEAGSELAKNGKVNLKSTHLQVIKNFIFYAKQNGFSVDRLTYSPIVGNKKQNIEYLAYLTKTENQKNWKEEELNKVVNQSWKYLT, via the coding sequence ATGAAAAAACGTTTAGATGAAGTTCTTGTAGAAAAAGAATTAGTTTCTACAAGAAGCAAGGCAAAAGAACGAATCGTTAATAGAAAAGAAGTATATGTAAATAATACTTTAGTAACAAAAGCTGGTTTTATGGTAAACGAAACAGACTTAATTGAAATAAAATTGAAACAAAGCACTTTTGTTTCAAGAGCTGGTTTAAAGCTTGAAAAAGCAATTAAAGATTGAAAAATAGACTTAAACAATAAAATATGTTTAGACATCGGAGCTTCAACTGGTGGTTTTACAGAAGTTTGTTTAGAAAACAAGGCAAGTTTAGTATATGCAGTTGATGTAGGAACTGATCAATTAGATTCTTCTTTAAAAAATAATCCTTTAGTAAAAGACATGCAAAAATATAATTTTAGATATGCAAAACAAGAAGATTTCAATCAAACAATTGATTTTTTTTGTTGTGATGTAAGTTTTATTTCACTAGACAAAATTTTACCGGCCTTAAATAGTTTAATTAAGGAACAAACATATGGTGTTGTATTATTAAAACCTGAATTTGAGGCAGGAAGTGAATTAGCTAAAAATGGAAAAGTAAATTTAAAATCAACTCATCTGCAAGTTATTAAAAATTTTATATTTTATGCTAAGCAAAACGGTTTTTCAGTTGATAGATTAACTTATTCACCAATTGTTGGTAATAAAAAGCAAAATATTGAGTATTTAGCTTATTTAACTAAAACAGAAAATCAAAAAAATTGAAAAGAAGAAGAATTGAATAAGGTTGTTAATCAATCTTGAAAATATTTAACTTAA
- the xseB gene encoding exodeoxyribonuclease VII small subunit, producing MENKTYDQLITELKEETLKLSSSEISMEQAMKIFEENIKRIQLAKEKLTEYKGTINKVLEENKIEEFN from the coding sequence ATGGAAAATAAAACATATGATCAGTTAATAACTGAATTAAAAGAAGAAACATTAAAGTTATCATCAAGTGAAATTTCAATGGAACAAGCAATGAAAATATTTGAAGAAAACATTAAAAGAATTCAATTAGCAAAAGAAAAACTAACTGAATACAAGGGTACTATTAACAAAGTTTTAGAAGAAAATAAAATCGAAGAATTTAATTAA
- the xseA gene encoding exodeoxyribonuclease VII large subunit, with the protein MENKIFSVAEISQIFKEAIEGSNYFKNIYVRGEVGNLTFNKSGHVYFSLKDNQSTIAAMIWKSNAHKLTNLNVKEGMEITCYGRLTYYVPNGRVSFEAVDVSVEGKGDLQAIFEERLKEITALGWTDQSRKKPINRFAKNIGLITTDSGAAIKDLITTLKRRMPSVNIYLFPTMVQGETAKFDIAKKIQQANLFEPKLDILIVGRGGGSYEDLWTFNEMEVLKAIVDSSIPVISAVGHEPDITLSDYVADLRAATPTAAAELASISTEELLKELAYNYENQIRLFKNVYNNHQLKLEDLKKQNVLKINNKYDMQSLDLNYIEKSFINNIKNIIARNEMFIENIESKTALLDPKKPMDKGFGLIMSKDKQIINSIDKVAINQEIKLVLKDGEIETIIKGVKKNGK; encoded by the coding sequence ATGGAAAACAAAATATTTTCAGTAGCTGAAATAAGTCAAATATTTAAAGAAGCTATTGAAGGCAGTAATTATTTCAAAAATATATATGTCAGAGGAGAAGTAGGTAATCTAACTTTTAACAAATCAGGACATGTATATTTTTCTTTAAAAGATAATCAAAGTACAATAGCTGCAATGATATGAAAAAGCAATGCACATAAACTCACTAACCTAAATGTAAAAGAGGGAATGGAAATAACATGTTATGGAAGATTAACATATTATGTACCTAATGGAAGAGTAAGTTTTGAAGCTGTTGATGTAAGTGTTGAAGGAAAAGGCGATCTTCAAGCTATTTTTGAAGAACGTTTAAAAGAAATAACTGCTTTAGGTTGAACAGATCAATCAAGAAAAAAACCAATTAATCGCTTTGCTAAAAATATAGGTTTAATTACAACTGATTCAGGAGCTGCTATTAAAGATTTAATAACAACTTTAAAAAGAAGAATGCCTTCAGTTAATATTTATTTATTTCCTACAATGGTTCAAGGAGAAACAGCTAAGTTTGATATAGCTAAAAAAATACAACAAGCAAATCTATTTGAACCTAAACTAGATATTCTTATTGTTGGTCGCGGTGGTGGAAGCTATGAAGACTTATGAACTTTCAATGAAATGGAAGTTTTAAAAGCAATAGTTGATTCGTCTATTCCAGTTATAAGTGCGGTTGGTCATGAACCTGATATTACATTAAGTGATTATGTTGCTGATTTAAGAGCAGCAACACCAACAGCGGCAGCTGAACTAGCTTCAATTAGTACTGAAGAACTTTTAAAAGAATTAGCATATAATTATGAAAACCAAATTCGATTATTTAAAAATGTTTATAACAATCATCAGTTAAAATTAGAAGACCTTAAAAAACAAAATGTTTTAAAGATTAATAATAAATATGATATGCAATCACTCGATTTAAATTACATTGAAAAAAGTTTTATTAATAATATTAAAAACATAATTGCACGCAATGAAATGTTTATTGAAAACATTGAATCAAAAACAGCTTTGTTAGACCCTAAAAAGCCTATGGACAAAGGATTTGGACTAATAATGAGTAAAGATAAGCAAATAATCAATTCAATTGATAAGGTAGCTATAAATCAAGAAATTAAATTGGTTTTAAAAGATGGAGAAATCGAAACTATTATTAAAGGAGTAAAGAAAAATGGAAAATAA